The nucleotide window TCAGTTTACATATGATGAAATTGAACAGACTATGGCTGGATTCGGATCCATGGAAGTAATCAAAGCCATCTACGATTATTGGCGGCAGAAGAGGCAGAAGAAGGGAATGCCTTTAATCAGACATCTGCAGGTCCTTTTGAAATTACTCTTGAATCTTCTCTAATATAAGCTGAAACTATGGTTTTGGACATTGTTAGGAATATAACCATACTTTATTGATTCTCATCTTCAAGAATCTGCTCATGTATTTTAGATTTGTTAGTACTATTGTAGAATATGCAATGTTAGGTGGAACTTGGAGCCTGTGTAACTTCTTTTAGTTTCTCTGACTAAGTTGATTTCTTCTGTCTTATTTATTAGCCTCCATCGTGGGAAAGGTATCAACAACAAGTCAAAGAATGGGAGGTAGCAATGAGCAAAACCCCAATTGGATTTCAGGCTGCCTCTTTGGAGAAACCCCCAATGTCTGCTTTCTGTTTGAAACCTCGTGGTTTAGAAGTACCCAACAAAGGGTCTAAGCAGAGGTCACACAGGAAATCATCGTTTTCAGGGAAAAGCTATGCTGTCTTAGATCATGATGGTTTCTACACTCCTGGTAAATAATAAATCATCCATCTTTATTCATTCATTTATCTGTTTCCAAATTTCAATTTATGCATGCAATTACATTTACCTATTCCAATTATCATTCTCAGGGAGAAGGTCATCAAACGCCTTTGCTTATGGAAGTGAAAGGTGGTTCTATTCTGGCAATGGTTATGATCATTTTGATGATTCCTCGGCATCGCCTCGGGATATAGGACATTTCTCTGATGGGTTTGCATGAATTATGCACACCGACTCGATAGGAGCCGGTCCAAGAATTTCGGCTCTTCTGTATCACCTACTCATGCTGCTCCCTTACACAATGGCCATAGCAGGAGACCGATGCATGATAGAAGAAATGGAATGAAGCGTTGGGATGTGGATGGATTTCAAAAGGATTGGTCTGAAACGTTGGACGGTCCAGATCTCGAGTTGTTCAGAGTCCGAGAGAAAAGAAAAGATGCGAAGCACTCCATCAAAATGGCTAAGCTCAAGCGGCAAAAAGCTCAGAAATTGCTGTGCCGAGCCGATCTAGCGATACACAAGGCGCTTTCTGTTATTCTGACCGCCGAAGCAGTTAAAGTGTCATCCGAAAAATCAAATGGTGGAGATGGATAGACTGAATTAGAGGGGCCTTTTTGTCTTTTTGTCCCTGTACAGTATATGTAATACATTtcttttgaatatatatgattatttCGTATTGAAATGTCACTATATAATTTCAGTTtagtttacccaaaaaaaaaaaaaaaaaatcaatgtaCCAAGTAACTTTTCCCCCTCGTATAGATTCGTTTGTTTCAATAATTATGAATTTTACCTTAAAAATATCTTTCatgagtaattttttttttttttaattttaaatattttcatttaaattaAGTTGTTAAAAATTTACCATTTCACCCTTATTAAGAAGTTATTACATGGTGGCTTCAAGTCGGCTTGCTAGCTTAGGGTTACAATTTTCACTCGATGTGCCCTGGAATGTCTGGTTTTTGTACAAACAAACAATCTTTCCTAGTCTTAGACACCAAATTAATTATATGTGAGAAATTGACTTATAGGTTGTAAATAATTATTGACAACATCAAAATTACTAGTACTATTAATTATTGACAAGATAAAAAATTAATTACAGCTTCAATCTAAAGAGAAGAAACAAAAACTATATATGTTATGTATACAGGTTACAATGTAAAGAGAAATAGAACAAATTAATTAGCGAGCTAATGATGAATGCTAATTAATTAAATTACAATATTAAGCTATCAGCTGATGATGAACCTTGTTCTAATTGATCAACCTGCTGCATCATCAACTGCAGCTCCGAAACGTCAAACAATGTTCCATCATCCACGTCGTCATGATCGTCATTATTTATGCTGTCGACATTAATATTTTAGTAGTATCCTCCAATATCCGGCACCATATTCATGATATTCGTGTTGCTTTCTGATTCATAATTGAGGAGTTCCTGAGGATCATGATGATAAACATGACTTCTTTTGCACGCCACTCCAGACTCTTGACGATCTATTTGTTTTAAGTTCCTCTTCTTGCTCTTGCTGTTCTTCTTCTTTCGGATTCTGCATAGGACGATATCGGTACGAAGATTCGGAAACTCATGGAGGAGATAAGAACCTTCGAGATTGAACTCCATCATGCTCCACTCGCCGTCCAATTCCCGTTTCTTGGGGTTCACGTATCTGAATCTTTTCTTAGACCCTAGCTGCCGACGCGGCATATTGTTATCATGATCATCATCGAAGACTGGCTTGAAAGCATTTTCACCTTCCCACTTGCCGGTACCGACCGTCCGAATATAATTGAACTTAGCTGATCCGTTGGTACTCTTCTTGGACTTCTTCGTCGTCGTAGTACTAGAATTAGAAGACTTCCTCTTCAAGAAAGTAAAAAGATAGATATCCAAGTCACCTTCCCTGCCGATACTCTCCTCCTCTAGTGCTAGCCCGCCGTGTTTCTCCCAAATCTCTGGAACTTCGATCGAGCCTCCATAGAAATCCAACTCGGGGAGATACGCAAAGCCGTTTGTAACCATAGGAAAAAGGAAATACCGTAACAGCTCCTGCTCGCTTGGTTGAAATACAAAACCAGGTGGAAGTGATGATGAATCCATCATTATCGATCGATAGTACGTACGTACTCTCTAATTAAGTTGCAAAGAGATTAGAGAGGCTAGCTAGTAATTATTAATATGTATGATACTATTAAACCTACCTACTTATATATACTAGCTAGGTATTAGCTTATTCCTTAAGCACCGGGATTTTTTCTTACTAGGCAAGTAATTACAGTTACATGCATGCGTACATTTGCaactaattaatttgtttgttttttttctttGCCCTAAAAGTTCAATCTTTCTTATATGAAAACAAATTGAAATTTCTCTTCCATGTACGATGCTCTTACTATTGGGCCACTTTTGGGCCATGATTCTCATGGGTCATTTTTGTGGGCTTCATCCAAATAGCAATGATCTTACTATTGGGCCATTTATGGGCCATAATTCTCATTGCTCATTTTTTTGTGGGTTTCATCTAAATAAAATTTTAAGCTTCTTTAACATTTAACAAGAAAAAATTACGAGTGcttaatctttttttatatatataatttgttttaatttaataatatgttGAAATGTTGGGTCCCAAAATTATAGTTGCTAGCTTGAACGAAAAAGAAGTGAGGATGAAAAATCTGTATCACCAAAGTAGACGGTGAACTTGGTGTAGTATATATAATCGATATAACATGACATAAGATCCCTTAAGTTTGATTGATTCATAAAAACAACTAGCACAACACTAGAGACTGTAAAAATTGTCGGCGCAGTAAAAAATTTCTTATTGAAAATTTCCAACTCAATTGTTGTTTTACCTTGTCAAAACAACACCTTCAAATAAATAGACACCACTACGTATTTTAAGCTAAGATCCAACGGATGCAATGCCTTTCGATTTGGCTGCGACAGTTGCAGCCACAGCAGCAGCCGCCGCTGCCGCAGCAGCCGATGCTACAGGGTTGGAGGAAGAAGTTGGCGACCTCGGCTTGGAGTGAGAGCCGGCAACTATTTTCTCTTGTTGTTGTAATTTCTGGTTCTGCTGCGAGTTTAGCTGGCCAAGCAGACTCTTGATCTGAGCTCCCGAAAGTGTCTCGTGCTCGAGCAGAGCATGTGCGAGTGCATGGAGCTCCTTACTATGAGTCGTTAGAATGGTTTTCGCGTTATTGTAAGCTCTCTCGATAAAAGACTTGACTTCTTTCTCAATAAGGAGCCGAGTTTCAGTGCTCATGCTCCTTCCATGGTCGTCGTAATTGTGAGCCACAAACCCGACTTCCTTACTCATTCCATATTTTGTAACCATCTCCCTCGCTAGCTGCGTTGCCTGTTGGAGATCGGAAGACGCCCCGGAAGTCACTTCGTTTTCTCCGAAAATGAGCTCTTCCGCAACACGGCCTCCCATGCAAACCTCCAGCCGAGCCAGCATCTGTTTCCGAGAAACACTTGTCTGGTCTTTGTCAGGCAGTTGGGCGACCATTCCGAGAGACATTCCTCGAGGGACAATTGTTGCCTTGTGAACCGGAAGAGCACCATCGGCGTAGATTGCCACAAGAGCATGGCCACCTTCGTGGAAAGCTGTCAATTTTCGCGATTTGTCGGAAATGACAGCGGATTTACGTTCACTCCCCATCATAATCTTGTCCTTTGCATGTTCTAAATCAGCCATTGTCACTGCTTTGGCACCATCCATAGCAGCCTTGAGAGCAGCGACGTTGACCAAGTTTGCCAGGTCAGCACCGGAGAACCCTGGAGTGCCCCTTGCAATAATCATCAAATCGACATCGTCTGCCTTCAGCACCTGCCATTATACCAGAAGCATTGTCCACAAATAAAAACAAGAATATTGGCAAAACCAGAGTCCAACTCAATTTTATAAATGTATTAAAAGGCATAATTTTCATTAATAGAAACAATACTAATACCTTTGACATGTGGGCTTCCAGTATCTGTCTCCTTCCTTCTACATCTGGGTTTGGAACGACAATGTGACGATCAAACCGTCCGGGTCTGACCAGTGCCTTATCCAATGATTCCGGGAAATTAGTGGCGGCGATTATGATGATACCTTCATTTTGTTTAAAACCGTCCTCAATTCTACAAGAAGCTGATTTAATGTCATCTTCATGTATTGTTGGTCCTTCGGATTACGACTTCCTCCAATAGCATCTATCTCATCAATAAAGATGATACAAGGAGACCGCTTCTTTGCAGCAGAGAAGAGATCCCTCACTCTGCGTGCCCCAACTCCGACAAACATCTCTTCAAACTCGCTTCCACTGCATGAAAAGAATGGAACTCCAGCTTCCCCAGCAATTGCTCTTGCTAACATAGTCTTTCCAGTACCAGGTGGGCCCACTAGCAAAACACCTTTTGGAAGTCTTCCACCTAGACGAGTAAAGCGCTGCTGACAAGGAATGATGAAAAGTTGTCAACAAGGATAAGAACACATCATCCACTTCATCAACTTGTGACACAAGAAAAGAAAGCATTCACCTTAGGATCACGCAGGTAATGGACGATTTCTTCAAGCTCATTTTTGGCTTCATCAACTCCCTTCACATCACTGAATTTAGTGTTAGATTCCATGCTGGGTTGCACCTCTTTATGGAGTCCACGACCTAAGATGCAATAAATGACAAGCAAAGATGAAGCTTTTCAGCTGAAAACAAGAGGATAAAGGAAAACTAACAGGCGTTTACGCTATTATACCTTTACCGAGTGCTCCACCAGCAGAAATCAACAAAAAACCAAGAACAATGGTTCGAATTGTATGCCACAGCTGCTTTTTGAATTGCCACCCACCACCTGCTGTAACCATATGAATCGGAGCACTGGAAGTCCCAAGAAGACCATCCTTTGTAGACTTCCCCACATTTCGCAAAGCTGAAAGGCCTAATGTACTGGCTTCTTCCCTGCCTGAGTTTGCAATACCTAAATTGCAAGCATTTTATTCATGACTATCTTCACTCgattaaaaaaattaatttttgatTCATAATAATGTTCTGTGGGTACCGAGTTGCATGGATTATTGAACAAAGCAGTAGAAAATAGGGAGATACATGATACCTACCTCTTTGCAATGTCCTGAGCAACTCACTCTCATCCAGCCGATCGACTTTGACCAATGCTTTAATATATTCAGACAGAGCAGAAGGATTATAATGCAGGGAAGGCTGGCTTTCAAAACCTCTTATTACGGCTTCAGGATCATTGCGACGGAACAACTCTCTTAAGTGTGCAACCTCGCTGGCTTCATCCACATCACGTACTCTACGAGCTAAACTCCCAACATAGCTCGATTGAAATCTTCCTTGAGCACCAAAAGCACGATTTCCTGCACACAAGGTAGACGGTTGCCCCATATCAGGGATTGAAGAGAAACGTTAAAATCACCCATGAAAAAATCTTAAACATGCACTAATCTACTTACCTAATCCACCTCCATTTTGAACAGGAAAATAAGTTCTAGCTAGCAAATTTTTGAACTGTCCCAGCTTCGACTGATGTCTTGTAACCTGTGGAAGAAAAATAACACATTATCAAAAGAAGCAATAAACATCCCTATATATTTATGTTCACCAGAAAATTTAACACAATAACATGTTCACAAGAGAATTTTACAATTCAACATGAAATTTAAGCTCACTCAAACAAACATTGCATAAAAATATTGATAAAGATTCTTCCTACACATATAAGTGCACGAGACCAAAGGCCAGCACAGAAACTAAGACTCACTTTTCCTTAACTGATACCAAATATTATGCAATGTGGCCTGTCTGTCAACTCAAATAAGATTCTAGTTTTAAGAAAATCCCACAAATTCATATCATAGATAACGCCAGAAGTTATTTACGTAAACTCCGTCCAAAAAAAGTCATTTCATTGGTTGTTGAATTGAAATGCACCAGTCAAGTTCTCAACTTTTTTCTGTTTTCAACAAACCAGATTATCAAATTCACATTGTTAATATGCGTTAACACAGCCCATACACCACCTATTTTATCCATTCCACACTAACACTATACCAGATACATATGATCCACAACACATATAACAGAAATGGAAATTAACACTGAATTGAAAAAACCTAGAGCCGAAACCCATAAAGCAGAAACGGAAATTAATACAGCCCAACATCGATCATAATAAGAAATATGGTCGAGAAATTACTTGGGTGATTAATCCCCGCCAAGCCATGACCTATTGAAGACTCGCAAAATAGGTCGATCTTtgaggggaaaaaaaaaaaaaaaaaaaaatttataagatTTTTTGGTACGTCAAATAATGGGAGGTCTCTCGTTGGACGCGTAGCCTATATGCTTGACAGAAGAAATGGAGTAGAATTCTAGAGGGAGAAGCAAAAAAAATGTTGGCAAGCTTCGATTCTGGGGAATATCTGGTATACCATGCTGGAGTTATATTTTCCATTTGAACCGACCCCGAACCGTCTTCGAACTCAAACCGACCAGTTGACTACAGTTATTTATCCACCGAATTTTATGGATCGATAATCAAACCGATTCGCACGCGTATCATGACCAGTTCCTTTTTTGTTTTTTCAGCCTAGTTAAACTTTAATCCAATGTCTAGTAAGCCCAAGATTTAGAGAGATCAGAATTTTCTCTAAGCCCATAGCATTTGGTGATGAATTATGCTTTCCTCTCTAGACGATTTTATGCTTATCAATCTCACATATTTTGAACGGCGGAATTCAAATGCACGAGCCGACAAGTAGGTAGTAAGGGTGCCGGTTTCTAGTAGTTGGAACGCAGTTGTGAGTCTGGTAGGAGTTTCGTGTCGGCGTGTAGGTATGGTGGGTGTGGCGCTTCCATCGTTCcttattaaaaaaagaaaaaaaaatcaaattaaTCTTTATTAAAATCAAAACTTTTATAAATTGGTTCTATAAATATTctacttaaatctttatatgtttaatATTCTCTCTTTCTTGTCTTCTGATAGGAATTTTCGTTCCTTTATATTTTTACCGTATTTCGCATGATATTTTCTCGTATCTTTTTATTTTTGTTTGAATAAATATCCATTTTTAATTAGCTTGATACTCGTTGTTCGATTTTATTTTGTCTATagttatttttttaaaatatttaaggtCGTAGAAAAGACTCTTATTGTATCTTTGAAATGAACTATAATCCATTCATGGAAGCAAAACTGTCGACGTGGTTTGGCCAAAGTATGAACTTTCATTTTTTATACATCGGATAATTTAAATGTTGCATGATTGCTTCTTTAACTAGATAAGATCAATTCAACTCACATGATTATTGTTGTTTTGTTTAATTTAGACTTGTTTAGGATCTTATCCAATACAAATTGATTATTGATTAAGGTATAATACTGTTTTTAATACGTGCAGTTAATCACTTTCACTTCTCGACCTCGTACATTGACTGTGCAGGTGTCATACATTCACAGTCTCAGCTGTAGAGTTAAATAACACGTGACTCAAAACTAAACAAATTTAATTAGTTTTGGTTAATAGTAAAACATTAATTTAATTTCAATCATTTAATCCGGTCGGATTATGATAAGCTTAACTCGATGAAACTTCTTTGATACGTAAAGAAATGTTACCACAAACCTTTTACTAATCCATCCATTTTCATACGCGACAAAGTTTTACAATTGATTGAATCAGAAATATTTATTTGTGAATAGTGGGAACATGAAGAACAATAAATAAATTCGGATTTATTAATGGTTTTCTCAATCCTAAAATCAATCCACGTCATCATAATCCCAATGAAAAGCTTTCCCCTAGAATAGTCAAGCCGACCAATACACGTGTGAAATTCCTACGGCACATGACAGCTAGACGAATGACACGCGCCAAATTTCCCCCCGCCTTTTTCTCAATGTTCTTCAAGTCCGGCCGAAAACTCTTTATATAAAAAGGTTGACTGTCGAGTTATGCCAAGTAAGCATTTTGATAGATAGAAACTGAGCATGAATCCACCAGATTATTTCCCAAACATAGAAATAAAATAATGAAAAAGATATTTTTTGTAAGCTACAGGTGGCTGGTCACGACAAAAAACTGTCAACGTTTCGTAAATCAATGGAGAAAAGAAATCCATATATCGTTTTCATAAATCATACTACTCCATAGTAATTTCTAACTATATAAATGGAGCTTAATTTCTCTCTCCCTCATTCTTGAACAAAACAATACTCCGTGCTAATTGATATTTCTCTCCCTCTAAACGTTTCTGTGTAGTATCTATCTTTCTCGGCCTGTGAATAGTTTGCAGGAGAATCGGACCAGAGCTCCGAGATCGTAACTCGGATTACGATCGGCGACTACCCGTTTGAAGTTGAAAGTTCGTTATCATttgaagaattatatatatatatatagcttagctTTTGATTTGTGATTCTCTGCCTCGTCTCTGTTTCTTTATTGCTTGTTTGTGATTCTATGATTCTGATTTTATTTAGTTCTGTTATGACTATTGATTATAGGAGAGAGTGATTGAGCACAAAATTACTCTCAAGATTGTTGAAATTCCAGGTTTAAACTTGATTTTAATCTTTAACATGAAATATTGGAATGCCGAAATGATATTCATATTAGCATAGATGTGAAAACAGTTTGATGGGGGGGTGGGGGTTCTGAAGGAGGAGTAATGCTGACCTGACGTGTTCCGGAAGGTATCTATGGGGACATATAACCTAACGAGTTTCGGAAGGTATCTAGATAGACAAAAAAAAAAGTGGTTTAGAGGAACTAAGGATGTTGGTGATATGTGTGTGTAGATGTATTTCTTAGTTGAGTTGCAGAGGCTGCTGAGATGGCTCAAGTTAATTTATGTTTGTCAACGGGCGGGGAGCTATCCATCGATGGCCGAGCTGCTGATTGAAGCACAAAGATTACGCAATCGTTGACGAAGATCTATATATCATTCTTATCCAGGGTAGTTTTAATTGGATTTCATTTCTCATTTGGTACTAAAATCAACTTTACTATTCCTCAGTATGCAGCAGCCCTCAAAACCTTCTGGTGTTGGTAAAACTTTACTTCCCAATAAGCTCTTTGTTAAACTTTTCTATGCAAACCTACAAAATATTCTTAGTCAGGGTTATTCGGAGGgccatctcttttttttttttttgtgagtaCATTAGTTGTCCATCAAAATATTGAACCTTTAGAACCATTATTATGTTGACTgttaaattgaaaaaaaaaaaacaaggaaTGAGGCTCTGTGAAAGTGAAGTCCTTTTGAAGTGAATGGTTTGGTGATTCGGTAAGTTCAGATCCCTGGAAGACTTGGTGCAGAGTTTGTTAATGGAGGTAGGCTGGACGTGTCGGACAATAACACTACTAACCTCTCATTTCACACACTATTTCCCTGTTTTATTTCCTTTCAAAAAAAACCAATGTGACTGAGTGGTGAATTGCTTTTACCTTAGGTTGGGAGTTCTATCTGTCGTTCCGTAGTTGGATTTGTTTCAAGAGCTTCGTTCAATTCAAGAGATCATTCCAACTTTGTAGCTTACAATTTGCAGATGTCTGCAATTCCGGAGAGCTGCAATTTAGTTATTATGCAAATTTTTATAAATCTTTGTGTTTTTATAGATTATTTCTAACTCGGAGCTGTTTCATCCTTACAAGTTTACATGGACTATGTTTTGGTCTGCAGCAATGTAGAAGAAAGCCACAATGTCTTGGCGTGTTTGCTTGACTTAATCAGCAAGGTGATTAATTCTGTTTGAAACCTTTGAATCTTGCTAACGTTTATTCATATTATCTATGCAGGTGTTTCTTTTTACTGAAGTTGAGTCTTAATGGAGAACCTAATAAATTATTCTGACTTGCAACAATCTAGAGGCCAAAGCCAAAGTGATACAGCCACTGAAGAATACATGCTTCCACTAGAATCAACAAATGCAAAAGCCGATGAACTTTTGGACAAGGGTTTTTTGGATTTTGGGTAAACCACTTGAAATTTCTTGTTTTGATTGTGATTTTTGTTTTCATTTAATATTTTGTCTTATAATAACATCTTATGTTTGTTTCTAGGTGTCCTCATTATCGACGCAGATGCCGAATCAGAGCGCCTTGTTGTGGTGAGGTCTTTGATTGTCGCCATTGCCACAATGACGCTAAGGCGAGCTTTCTTGTACTTGTATATATTAATATGTTTTTATGATTATTCGTGAAAGCGTAGTTGGCAAGGATTgtgctacatatacatatatattttaggaCTTATTGAGAATGGTGTTAGACTGATATTGGTACTGTTTGTATGCAGAACAATATCAATGTTGATCAGAGACAAAGACATGATATGCCACGACACTTGATCAAACAAGTAAGCTCATATTTCATTAACTTCGTCTGGTTTTCTATCATTGCACCTCTATGTCACTAAATTTTCTTTTACATCTGCAGGTGATATGTT belongs to Rutidosis leptorrhynchoides isolate AG116_Rl617_1_P2 unplaced genomic scaffold, CSIRO_AGI_Rlap_v1 contig364, whole genome shotgun sequence and includes:
- the LOC139883187 gene encoding NAC domain-containing protein 2-like translates to MDSSSLPPGFVFQPSEQELLRYFLFPMVTNGFAYLPELDFYGGSIEVPEIWEKHGGLALEEESIGREGDLDIYLFTFLKRKSSNSSTTTTKKSKKSTNGSAKFNYIRTVGTGKWEGENAFKPVFDDDHDNNMPRRQLGSKKRFRYVNPKKRELDGEWSMMEFNLEGSYLLHEFPNLRTDIVLCRIRKKKNSKSKKRNLKQIDRQESGVACKRSHVYHHDPQELLNYESESNTNIMNMVPDIGGYY